One segment of Methanofastidiosum sp. DNA contains the following:
- a CDS encoding Gfo/Idh/MocA family oxidoreductase: MIKIGVIGAGVMGGHHIRNLASMDVELVGISDIDKKRVSELSSTYKTKGFLDYKELIKEGIDAAVVAVPTKLHKTVCDALIENGVDILVEKPIADTIENGREIIDRAKKEGVKLSVGHIERFNPAIQKLKELIKNDTLGKVVTMSSKRVGPYNPRIRDVGIIVDLGVHDIDIMSFLLEEKVKTVYATGGKRIHPFEDFATILMTFGNTCTGLIDTNWHTPHKVRSLTVVADKGIAEVDYIEQKLTLYDKEWEKDAKIERKEPLALELDCFINYLKKNTEPPVSGEEGLHALEVAISAIESYMDNKIIKI, encoded by the coding sequence ATGATTAAGATTGGCGTCATTGGAGCAGGGGTGATGGGAGGGCATCATATTAGAAATCTTGCCTCAATGGACGTTGAACTAGTTGGTATATCTGATATAGATAAAAAAAGAGTTTCTGAATTATCCTCTACATATAAAACAAAAGGATTCTTAGATTATAAAGAGCTTATTAAAGAAGGTATAGATGCGGCAGTTGTAGCCGTTCCAACAAAACTCCATAAGACTGTATGTGACGCTCTTATAGAAAATGGAGTTGATATTTTAGTTGAAAAACCCATTGCAGATACTATAGAAAATGGCAGAGAAATAATTGACAGGGCTAAGAAAGAAGGTGTCAAACTTTCAGTTGGGCACATCGAAAGATTTAATCCTGCTATCCAAAAATTAAAAGAACTAATAAAAAATGACACTTTGGGCAAAGTTGTCACAATGTCATCAAAGAGGGTTGGCCCATATAATCCCAGGATAAGAGATGTGGGAATAATCGTTGATCTAGGTGTCCATGATATTGATATAATGTCTTTTTTATTAGAAGAAAAAGTAAAAACAGTATACGCAACTGGTGGCAAAAGAATACATCCTTTTGAAGACTTTGCAACAATACTCATGACTTTTGGAAATACTTGCACAGGCTTAATTGATACTAACTGGCATACTCCTCACAAAGTAAGAAGTCTAACTGTCGTGGCGGATAAAGGCATTGCCGAAGTTGATTATATTGAACAAAAACTTACCCTATACGACAAAGAATGGGAAAAAGATGCCAAAATTGAAAGAAAAGAGCCCTTGGCATTAGAACTAGATTGTTTTATTAATTATCTTAAAAAGAATACAGAACCTCCAGTTTCAGGAGAGGAAGGTCTCCACGCACTTGAAGTAGCTATATCTGCAATTGAGTCTTATATGGATAATAAAATAATAAAAATATAA
- a CDS encoding DegT/DnrJ/EryC1/StrS family aminotransferase produces the protein MIPIAKPSITEEEIDAVRSVLMTGNIAQSKKVEDFEKQFADYIGTEYAISTSNGTTALHVALLSNDIGKGHEVITPSFTFVATANSVLFTGAKPVFVDINSSSFNLDPNLIEEKITKKTKAIMPVHLYGQSADIKAINEICEDNDLLLIEDAAQAHGAKFDGKKVGSFGTGCFSFYPTKNMTTSEGGMITTNSKSLYEKAKKIRNHGQEKRYYYDTLGYNFRMTDICAAIGICQLNKLDEFNKTRRKNAEFFSKKLSKLGYLECPKTAPNKEHVFHQYTLRIKDHRREEVIQGLEKAGIGYGIYYPMPLHKQPLYIELGYKDKLKETEKASEEVVSIPVHPLLKKEELEYIVSFFEGFK, from the coding sequence ATGATACCAATTGCAAAACCATCTATTACTGAAGAAGAAATTGATGCTGTCAGATCTGTATTAATGACGGGAAATATCGCCCAATCAAAAAAAGTTGAAGATTTTGAAAAACAATTTGCAGATTATATTGGAACAGAATATGCAATTTCTACTTCTAATGGCACAACAGCGCTACATGTAGCACTCCTTTCAAATGACATAGGAAAAGGTCATGAGGTAATCACCCCATCATTCACATTTGTTGCTACAGCAAACTCTGTTCTTTTCACTGGAGCAAAACCAGTTTTCGTTGATATCAATTCAAGTTCATTTAATCTTGATCCAAATTTAATTGAAGAAAAAATAACTAAAAAAACTAAAGCAATAATGCCTGTTCATTTATATGGGCAATCAGCAGATATAAAAGCAATAAATGAAATATGCGAGGATAATGACCTATTATTAATAGAAGATGCAGCACAAGCCCATGGTGCAAAGTTTGATGGGAAAAAAGTTGGCTCATTTGGAACTGGATGTTTTTCTTTTTATCCAACAAAAAACATGACAACTTCAGAAGGTGGAATGATTACAACAAATAGTAAATCGCTATATGAAAAAGCTAAAAAAATTAGAAATCATGGGCAAGAGAAAAGGTACTATTATGATACATTGGGATATAACTTTAGAATGACCGATATTTGTGCAGCAATTGGTATTTGTCAACTTAATAAACTTGATGAGTTTAATAAAACAAGAAGAAAAAATGCTGAATTTTTCTCTAAAAAATTATCCAAATTAGGGTATCTAGAATGTCCAAAAACTGCCCCCAACAAAGAACACGTCTTCCACCAGTACACATTAAGGATAAAAGATCACAGAAGAGAAGAAGTAATTCAAGGTCTTGAAAAAGCAGGAATAGGCTATGGTATTTATTATCCAATGCCCTTGCATAAACAGCCCTTGTATATTGAACTTGGGTATAAAGACAAATTAAAAGAAACAGAGAAAGCTTCAGAAGAAGTTGTTTCTATTCCAGTTCATCCGTTATTAAAAAAAGAAGAGCTTGAATATATTGTTTCATTCTTTGAGGGATTCAAATGA
- a CDS encoding N-acetyltransferase — MSDYFVHETAEISKGALIGKNTKVWHQSQIREGAKIGENCIISKCVYIDFDVKIGNNVKVQNGVSVYHGVEVEDDVFLGPHMTFTNDLYPRAFNSDWELVNTLVKRGASIGANATIICGIIIGEYAMVGSGAVVTKNVPAYGLVFGNPAKLKGFVCKCGRKAVKIGQEKDKVLMECTVCKNTFNINKEDYELLEE; from the coding sequence ATGTCAGATTACTTTGTCCATGAAACTGCAGAAATCTCTAAAGGTGCGCTCATCGGTAAAAATACTAAAGTTTGGCACCAGTCACAGATTAGGGAAGGTGCAAAGATAGGCGAGAATTGTATCATCAGCAAATGCGTCTATATTGATTTTGATGTAAAAATTGGGAACAATGTCAAGGTCCAAAATGGCGTTTCTGTTTACCACGGTGTTGAAGTCGAAGACGATGTATTTTTAGGCCCCCATATGACTTTTACTAATGACTTGTACCCAAGAGCCTTTAATAGTGATTGGGAGCTTGTAAATACTCTTGTTAAACGAGGGGCCTCAATTGGGGCTAATGCAACAATTATCTGTGGAATTATTATCGGAGAATACGCTATGGTCGGTTCAGGAGCCGTAGTTACAAAGAATGTTCCCGCTTATGGGCTTGTCTTTGGAAATCCTGCAAAACTTAAAGGATTCGTTTGCAAATGTGGTAGGAAAGCAGTTAAAATTGGGCAAGAAAAGGATAAAGTTTTAATGGAATGCACTGTATGCAAGAATACATTTAATATTAATAAAGAAGACTATGAGCTATTAGAGGAATAA
- a CDS encoding UDP-N-acetylglucosamine-1-phosphate transferase — protein MQTYLTFFISITISFLITFFLIPRFIEKFIEEGHVVKDYYKIKETFIPTMGGLPILMGVLSSLIIIQLIFPMVEKLLIFYFVIFICAIFGLVDDLVNVGRKIKLVAPFFLAFPIALLNLDTSLSLIFIEIELGILFSYIIAPLYVMVVSNLVNMHSGFNGVSGGLTTILLAFSALASFIKYDYTGLIYVAPILGSMIAFMYFNKYPSRIFLGNVGTLMIGAALGGFIIFQNMEIFGVIILIPHIINFLMFVYWKIRGYPHIKFGKVDENGILHVPNNLTVKWFLPYYFPMTEKKAILLCYLFSIISGIAGIIYILPK, from the coding sequence ATGCAAACATATCTAACTTTTTTTATCTCAATAACTATTAGTTTTTTAATAACTTTCTTTTTAATACCTAGATTCATTGAAAAATTCATTGAAGAAGGTCATGTAGTAAAAGATTATTATAAAATTAAGGAAACTTTTATCCCTACAATGGGAGGATTGCCAATACTAATGGGAGTTCTATCCTCCTTGATTATAATTCAGCTCATTTTCCCTATGGTTGAAAAACTTTTGATATTTTACTTTGTCATCTTTATATGTGCCATTTTTGGGTTGGTTGACGACCTTGTAAATGTTGGTAGAAAAATTAAGCTCGTGGCACCATTCTTTCTAGCATTTCCGATAGCACTCTTAAATCTTGATACTAGTTTATCCCTCATATTTATTGAAATAGAACTTGGAATTCTCTTTTCTTATATAATTGCCCCCCTTTATGTCATGGTAGTTTCTAACTTAGTTAATATGCATTCAGGATTTAATGGAGTTTCTGGCGGATTAACGACAATACTTTTGGCATTTTCTGCATTAGCGTCATTTATCAAATATGATTACACTGGACTTATTTATGTGGCCCCGATACTTGGTTCCATGATAGCATTTATGTATTTCAATAAATACCCCTCAAGAATATTTTTAGGAAATGTTGGAACTCTTATGATAGGTGCAGCGCTTGGCGGATTTATTATATTTCAAAACATGGAAATATTTGGAGTAATAATCTTAATTCCCCATATTATAAACTTCTTAATGTTTGTCTACTGGAAAATTAGAGGATACCCCCACATTAAATTTGGGAAAGTAGATGAAAATGGAATACTTCATGTACCTAATAATCTTACCGTTAAATGGTTCCTACCTTACTATTTCCCTATGACAGAAAAAAAAGCCATACTTTTATGTTACCTTTTCTCTATTATTTCAGGTATAGCTGGAATAATCTATATCTTGCCAAAGTAA
- a CDS encoding PKD domain-containing protein, protein MKNKTKLFSTIFIGILLIGIALPSVFGFAVIETVTLNPIFDTTISERNPTTNYCTYSDIWVGKSTSDSKEARGIIRFDLSSIPSGATITKADLTLYFHRMEAGTGAATVGAYWIVNGAPDCSTTTWIKRSATSNWSNPGGEYSSAVGPMSTTSVSWDSHDGDKHVLNVKYFVERYVSGTFSGNYGFMLKATSSSDKAQFYSVESAPAGKRPVLVVTYQVTGPSPIAKPDLTITDITQNSSDRVILKIANIGSANFSGTLGVQVWFNGVTKYNGTVSTSMPAGATGTFTLTSPTLPEGSTTVKAKLDPGGSIDEENESNNERTETLTVAASPTPTPSNNPPQANAGSNKTSKVGQPLSFNGSGSSDSDGNITKYSWDFGDGESSLGSVVSHVYSSPGTYTVSLTVTDNSGATDTDTATAIITEDSTTPTPPATTNKPPKAVAGNDVKVKVGEAVHFDASGSSDPDGTITKYSWDFGDDRDSDEKEPLHSYATPGVYKVTLIVTDNNGETDRDVIYVTVEQEATSPIKGVPGFEVPGVLGAAALVYYYYRKRKN, encoded by the coding sequence ATGAAAAATAAAACAAAGTTATTTTCGACAATATTTATTGGAATACTATTAATTGGAATAGCTCTGCCTTCAGTCTTTGGGTTTGCAGTTATTGAAACAGTTACATTGAATCCGATATTTGATACAACAATAAGTGAAAGAAATCCAACTACGAACTATTGTACTTACAGTGATATCTGGGTAGGGAAGTCTACTTCCGATTCAAAAGAAGCTAGAGGTATCATACGTTTTGATCTAAGTAGTATACCTTCAGGTGCAACAATTACTAAAGCGGATCTAACACTTTATTTCCATAGAATGGAAGCTGGAACGGGAGCTGCAACTGTTGGGGCCTATTGGATTGTTAATGGTGCTCCTGATTGCTCAACGACAACATGGATAAAAAGAAGTGCTACTTCAAATTGGAGCAATCCTGGTGGAGAATACAGTTCGGCTGTTGGGCCAATGAGCACTACATCAGTTTCTTGGGACAGTCACGATGGAGACAAACACGTATTGAATGTAAAATATTTTGTTGAGAGATATGTAAGTGGAACTTTCAGCGGAAACTATGGCTTTATGCTTAAAGCAACAAGTTCTAGTGATAAAGCACAATTTTATTCTGTTGAATCAGCGCCTGCGGGCAAAAGGCCAGTATTAGTTGTTACTTACCAAGTTACCGGACCCTCCCCAATAGCAAAGCCTGATTTGACTATAACCGATATTACACAGAACAGTTCTGATAGAGTAATCCTTAAGATTGCAAATATCGGTTCTGCCAATTTCAGCGGTACTCTCGGAGTTCAGGTTTGGTTTAATGGAGTTACCAAATATAACGGTACAGTTTCTACAAGTATGCCGGCCGGAGCTACAGGCACATTTACTTTGACATCACCAACACTGCCGGAAGGGTCAACAACGGTAAAAGCTAAGCTAGATCCTGGAGGATCAATAGATGAAGAAAATGAATCAAATAATGAGCGGACTGAAACCCTAACTGTTGCCGCATCCCCGACACCGACACCTTCGAATAATCCTCCTCAAGCAAATGCAGGCTCAAATAAGACTTCTAAAGTAGGCCAACCTTTAAGTTTCAATGGTTCTGGATCCTCTGATTCTGATGGAAATATCACAAAATACTCTTGGGACTTTGGCGATGGCGAAAGTTCTCTAGGCTCAGTAGTAAGTCACGTTTACTCTTCTCCAGGCACATATACAGTTTCTCTCACAGTCACCGATAACAGTGGTGCAACAGATACAGATACAGCCACTGCAATAATCACAGAAGATTCAACTACTCCAACACCACCAGCCACAACAAACAAACCTCCAAAAGCAGTTGCTGGCAATGACGTAAAAGTAAAAGTTGGCGAAGCAGTTCACTTTGACGCATCTGGGTCATCAGATCCCGATGGAACAATCACAAAATACTCTTGGGACTTTGGTGATGACAGAGATTCAGATGAAAAAGAGCCACTTCACTCATACGCAACACCGGGCGTTTACAAAGTAACTTTAATAGTAACAGACAACAATGGTGAAACTGATAGGGACGTAATATATGTCACTGTCGAACAAGAGGCAACATCTCCAATAAAAGGAGTTCCTGGATTTGAAGTTCCTGGAGTCTTAGGTGCAGCAGCATTAGTGTACTATTATTACAGAAAACGAAAGAATTAA
- a CDS encoding transcriptional regulator: protein MGYKEAERLKEIIFFPNDRFKVELESLLVKSFGSIKKFSEISDIPLPTIYKIFSGDREPNLKTIRKIYEVLKGGEEKNNKFIALIASRPVLNMLDESYVADSDNKYLIKEYSATNIEEVFIQSIRAERDGASALVCAPIVSSIVEKVVTIPVVTIMPQKSILVALKTAAKKLKS, encoded by the coding sequence GTGGGGTATAAAGAAGCAGAGAGATTGAAAGAAATTATATTTTTTCCTAATGACAGATTTAAAGTTGAGTTGGAGTCCCTTTTAGTTAAAAGTTTTGGCAGTATTAAAAAATTTTCAGAAATTTCAGATATTCCTCTCCCAACTATATATAAAATCTTTTCTGGGGATAGGGAACCCAATCTTAAAACAATAAGGAAGATCTATGAAGTGTTAAAGGGAGGAGAAGAGAAAAATAATAAATTTATAGCATTAATTGCATCAAGACCAGTTTTAAATATGTTGGATGAAAGTTATGTTGCAGACAGCGACAATAAATATTTGATAAAAGAATATTCCGCCACAAATATTGAAGAAGTTTTTATCCAATCCATAAGGGCAGAAAGGGATGGGGCTAGCGCCTTGGTATGTGCCCCAATAGTAAGTTCAATCGTTGAAAAGGTAGTTACAATACCTGTAGTCACAATAATGCCCCAAAAAAGTATTTTAGTTGCTTTAAAAACTGCAGCAAAGAAGTTAAAATCTTAG
- a CDS encoding ABC transporter substrate-binding protein: MKKIFAIIASILVASTLLLGCVGQGTDNTKKMTELRIGYQPSTHQIAEMVAMEKGWWQNDLKKYGIEKVTDYEFPSGPPEMQAMLGGQIDIAYVGATPPIPAIDQGLDAKIVAAAQTQGSDIVVWPESNYTGPSFLIGKKIGTFPPGSIQDMVLKKWLQDNGIDISKVDIKAMGPGDASIALTAKQVDAVFLPHPSPAVLEIEGNGKSVVKSGEMWPGHACCVLLVSGKLIRENPELVKEIINIHVKATEYIEENPEEAAEIASRKLGLSKETILYSMENSDTTYIHNPNDIIVYMEAYAKEHYDLGYTKKLLTAKDLIDTKLYDETVKK, from the coding sequence ATGAAAAAAATATTTGCGATAATAGCTTCTATTCTAGTTGCTTCAACACTCCTTCTCGGGTGTGTTGGGCAGGGTACCGACAATACTAAAAAAATGACTGAGCTTAGAATCGGATATCAGCCAAGTACTCACCAGATTGCTGAAATGGTTGCCATGGAAAAAGGATGGTGGCAAAATGACCTCAAGAAGTACGGAATTGAAAAAGTAACGGATTATGAATTCCCATCTGGCCCACCTGAGATGCAAGCCATGCTAGGCGGACAGATTGATATAGCATATGTTGGTGCTACACCTCCAATACCTGCAATTGATCAAGGCTTAGATGCCAAAATAGTTGCTGCTGCCCAGACTCAAGGTTCAGATATCGTTGTATGGCCAGAAAGTAACTATACAGGACCATCATTTTTAATTGGAAAAAAGATAGGCACATTTCCTCCCGGCTCAATACAAGATATGGTACTAAAGAAATGGCTACAAGACAATGGGATAGATATATCCAAAGTTGACATAAAAGCCATGGGGCCCGGGGATGCATCTATTGCATTAACTGCAAAACAAGTTGATGCAGTATTCTTACCTCATCCTTCCCCCGCAGTACTAGAGATTGAAGGTAACGGGAAAAGCGTAGTGAAATCTGGAGAAATGTGGCCGGGTCATGCATGCTGTGTACTTTTAGTGAGCGGGAAACTAATCAGAGAAAATCCAGAGCTTGTAAAAGAGATAATAAACATTCATGTCAAAGCTACAGAATATATAGAAGAGAATCCAGAAGAGGCCGCTGAAATTGCTTCAAGAAAACTTGGACTAAGCAAAGAAACAATCCTATACTCTATGGAAAACTCTGACACAACATATATCCATAATCCAAATGATATTATAGTCTATATGGAAGCATATGCAAAAGAGCACTATGACTTGGGATACACAAAAAAACTTCTTACTGCAAAAGATCTTATTGATACAAAGCTATACGACGAAACCGTTAAAAAATAA
- a CDS encoding ABC transporter permease, with protein MKGYNYILEKYKLYTVISLGIAFALWEFIAVFIVNNPFLLPSFSETVTSLYNLVISMEIFTDLVISLYHFAIGMFFGIVLGIPLGMLMGWFKKVDNFMDPLIELVRPIPPLAWIPFAIVWFGLTHQSAGFIVFIGTFFPILTNTYSGFSSVPKTLVEAAMVLGCTKNKDLLKSVGLPSSFPDIAVGLRVAMGIGWMCLVAAELFGVSKEGLGYKIWWYYYLHRMDNVLSYMIALGLIGLGINWGFRYIVEKKLLKWMEGTVY; from the coding sequence ATGAAAGGGTACAACTATATTCTAGAAAAGTACAAACTTTATACAGTAATTTCTTTAGGCATAGCATTTGCATTGTGGGAGTTTATAGCTGTTTTTATAGTTAATAATCCTTTTTTATTGCCGAGTTTCAGTGAAACTGTTACTTCTTTGTATAATTTAGTAATCAGCATGGAGATCTTTACTGACTTAGTAATAAGCCTTTATCACTTTGCTATAGGTATGTTTTTTGGTATTGTATTGGGCATTCCACTTGGAATGTTGATGGGCTGGTTCAAAAAAGTTGACAATTTTATGGATCCTCTAATCGAATTAGTAAGGCCAATACCCCCTCTAGCTTGGATACCTTTTGCAATAGTCTGGTTTGGACTTACGCATCAGTCTGCAGGATTTATTGTTTTTATTGGTACTTTTTTCCCAATACTAACAAATACATATTCTGGATTTAGCAGCGTACCAAAAACTCTTGTTGAAGCTGCCATGGTTTTGGGGTGCACGAAGAACAAGGATTTATTAAAATCCGTTGGTCTGCCTTCATCGTTTCCAGATATCGCAGTAGGCCTTAGAGTTGCTATGGGCATAGGGTGGATGTGTCTTGTTGCAGCAGAACTTTTTGGAGTCAGCAAAGAAGGTCTTGGGTATAAAATCTGGTGGTACTACTACCTCCACAGAATGGATAATGTGCTTTCATATATGATAGCTTTAGGATTAATCGGGCTTGGAATAAACTGGGGATTTAGATATATAGTAGAGAAGAAGCTTCTCAAGTGGATGGAAGGGACTGTATATTAA
- a CDS encoding ABC transporter ATP-binding protein, translated as MEKIKVEVNNISKSFSKSEDGKPLPVVDNVSFKVNDGEFLCIVGSSGCGKTTILRIIAGLQYADKGEVLLDGKKVESTSSKKGMVFQEFALFPWRTVQKNVEFGLEYKGLPPEEREKLSKKFISMVGLSGYEDSYPHQLSGGMKQRVAIARALVNDPDVLLMDEPFGALDAQTRNILQDELLRIWTETKKTIIFVTHNVDEAVYLGDRVLVLTKRPAKIKKEFKIPLSRRRKRTNIEFVMLRKEILDELMEEINIQSLPST; from the coding sequence ATGGAAAAGATTAAGGTTGAGGTAAATAATATTTCAAAGAGCTTTTCTAAGTCTGAAGATGGAAAACCTCTACCTGTAGTTGACAATGTTAGCTTTAAAGTAAACGACGGAGAGTTTCTTTGCATAGTTGGGTCTTCAGGGTGTGGGAAAACTACTATTTTAAGGATTATAGCCGGTCTGCAGTATGCAGATAAAGGCGAAGTATTACTAGATGGGAAAAAAGTTGAATCTACATCCTCAAAGAAAGGGATGGTTTTTCAGGAATTTGCACTTTTTCCTTGGAGAACTGTTCAGAAAAACGTTGAATTTGGACTTGAGTATAAAGGTCTGCCCCCCGAAGAGAGAGAAAAATTATCAAAAAAATTCATTTCAATGGTTGGATTAAGTGGGTATGAGGATAGCTACCCCCACCAGCTATCCGGGGGAATGAAGCAAAGAGTTGCTATAGCAAGAGCGTTGGTAAACGATCCTGATGTTTTGTTAATGGACGAACCTTTTGGTGCATTAGATGCGCAAACAAGAAATATCCTCCAAGATGAATTATTGAGAATATGGACCGAAACAAAAAAGACAATTATCTTCGTTACCCATAATGTGGATGAAGCTGTTTATCTTGGTGACAGGGTATTAGTTTTAACTAAAAGGCCTGCAAAGATTAAAAAAGAATTTAAGATCCCGCTTTCTAGAAGGAGAAAGAGAACTAATATAGAATTTGTTATGTTAAGAAAAGAGATTTTGGATGAATTAATGGAAGAAATTAATATACAGTCCCTTCCATCCACTTGA
- the mobB gene encoding molybdopterin-guanine dinucleotide biosynthesis protein B translates to MKIVGVYGFKKSGKTTVVTSIINALVKKGYSVSSAKSIHIEDFSLEREGTDTFKHHASGAERVGLVYPKGKAILYYDQSDEELLNNFESDYLILEGFREYKCPKILCARDEEDLINDLRDEVFCISGIISNEISEYKGMPVINYQQVGKIIEIIEKL, encoded by the coding sequence ATGAAAATAGTTGGGGTTTATGGTTTTAAGAAGTCTGGAAAAACAACAGTTGTAACTTCAATCATCAATGCCCTAGTAAAAAAAGGTTACTCTGTTTCCTCAGCGAAAAGCATCCATATAGAGGATTTCTCTCTAGAAAGGGAAGGAACGGACACATTCAAACATCACGCTTCCGGTGCGGAGAGGGTCGGCTTAGTTTATCCAAAAGGTAAGGCAATATTATATTATGATCAAAGTGATGAAGAACTTCTAAATAATTTTGAATCAGACTACCTTATTCTTGAAGGATTTAGAGAGTATAAATGCCCAAAAATCCTCTGTGCCAGAGATGAAGAAGACCTTATTAATGATTTAAGGGATGAAGTTTTTTGTATATCTGGAATAATCTCAAATGAGATATCCGAATACAAGGGGATGCCAGTAATTAACTATCAACAAGTTGGTAAAATAATAGAAATAATTGAGAAGCTATAA
- a CDS encoding LysR family transcriptional regulator codes for MEHVPKFKMWLEDKEKRYILGKGTADLLLKIKELKSISEAANFYNISYAHAWRKIRSIEKSSGQEIISKTRGGKGGGHSELTPFGEKILLEYLKTKETLEKCIEKL; via the coding sequence ATGGAACATGTACCAAAATTTAAGATGTGGCTTGAAGACAAAGAAAAGAGATATATCTTGGGAAAAGGCACTGCAGATCTTTTGCTTAAAATAAAAGAGTTAAAATCCATCTCTGAAGCAGCAAACTTTTACAATATTTCGTATGCCCATGCTTGGAGAAAAATAAGATCGATTGAAAAAAGTTCTGGCCAGGAAATCATCTCTAAAACAAGAGGGGGAAAAGGTGGCGGCCATTCAGAATTGACCCCTTTTGGAGAAAAGATTCTATTGGAATACCTTAAAACAAAAGAGACTCTTGAAAAATGCATTGAGAAGTTATAG
- a CDS encoding queuosine precursor transporter, which translates to MIEVIVWMILTLGIGSLSAVIAKRYGVEYIIGMFASFTVIANIIASKIVVFGPFTVPAAVLVYSTTFLLTDFLSELYSEKEAIKAVFIGFISNVVLVISIWVAVQWQGAPFWGGQSAFESIFGIVPRIVLGSMIAYIVSQNLDVKIFMFFKNKYPKHLWLRNNTGTMVSQLVDTIIFITIAFYGTTSLEILLSLVVGQYIVKWIIAIFDTPFLYFVKFIYNKY; encoded by the coding sequence ATGATTGAAGTTATTGTATGGATGATTTTGACACTAGGAATTGGATCTCTTTCCGCAGTGATTGCAAAGAGGTATGGGGTGGAATATATAATCGGCATGTTTGCAAGCTTTACTGTTATAGCTAACATAATAGCGTCTAAAATAGTTGTATTTGGGCCATTCACAGTTCCTGCTGCAGTCTTAGTGTATTCTACTACTTTTTTACTTACTGATTTCCTTTCTGAATTATACTCTGAAAAAGAAGCGATTAAAGCAGTATTTATCGGATTTATATCTAACGTTGTATTGGTAATTTCAATCTGGGTTGCAGTTCAATGGCAAGGGGCCCCATTTTGGGGAGGGCAATCCGCTTTTGAATCAATTTTTGGAATAGTTCCAAGAATTGTTTTAGGCTCTATGATTGCTTATATTGTATCACAGAATCTTGATGTTAAAATCTTCATGTTTTTCAAAAATAAGTATCCAAAACACTTGTGGCTTCGGAACAATACAGGAACAATGGTAAGCCAGCTTGTTGATACCATTATTTTCATAACAATAGCGTTTTATGGAACAACTTCCTTGGAAATTCTCCTGTCATTAGTTGTAGGTCAGTATATTGTAAAATGGATAATCGCCATTTTTGACACGCCCTTTTTATATTTTGTAAAATTCATTTACAATAAATATTAA